Proteins from one Loktanella sp. M215 genomic window:
- a CDS encoding DUF2442 domain-containing protein: MTISAIEAHCDDEMLWVGLADGRRLGVPLAWFPRLLDASPEDRAGVEVSPFGLHWAALDEDISVPALLSADGVGVAA; encoded by the coding sequence ATGACCATTTCGGCCATTGAGGCACATTGCGACGACGAGATGCTGTGGGTCGGCCTTGCCGATGGCCGCCGCCTTGGCGTGCCGCTGGCATGGTTCCCCCGTCTGCTGGACGCATCGCCAGAGGATCGGGCCGGGGTAGAAGTCAGCCCCTTTGGCCTTCATTGGGCGGCGCTGGACGAGGATATTTCCGTGCCGGCGCTATTGTCGGCGGATGGGGTTGGGGTGGCGGCTTGA
- a CDS encoding DUF4160 domain-containing protein: MPTVFRQDGFRFFFYSNEGDPREPIHVHVMKDGAEAKFWVSPAACARSHGFDARTLKALARIITDRAAQIEEAWHDHFGH, encoded by the coding sequence ATGCCGACGGTTTTCAGACAGGACGGGTTCCGGTTTTTCTTCTATTCTAACGAAGGCGACCCTCGCGAACCGATACATGTCCACGTCATGAAGGACGGGGCGGAAGCGAAATTCTGGGTCAGCCCAGCCGCCTGCGCCCGCAGCCACGGCTTTGACGCGCGGACCCTGAAGGCACTGGCCCGGATTATCACCGACCGCGCTGCACAGATCGAGGAGGCTTGGCATGACCATTTCGGCCATTGA